CGGCCTGGTTCCCAGCCGCGAGCGGTTCGCGGAACAGGCGACCCATGCGCGCATGGACATGCGCGCCCGCCGTCGCCACGGCGCGCGCATTCGAAGCTCCGGTCGGCTGTTCAACGAGTGGCTGGAGAAGTCACGCGCTGACCTCGCGCTGCTGACCAGCATGATGGATACCGGCCCCTATCCGTATGCCGGCATTCCCTGGTTCTCGACGGCGTTCGGCCGCGATGCGATCATCACCGCCTGGCAAATTCTGTGGTTTGAGCCCTCGCTGGCCAAGGGCGTGCTGACCTACCTCGCCAAGCATCAGGCCGAAGAGGTCTCGACCTTTCGCGACTCCGCGCCGGGCAAGATCATGCACGAAACGCGCAAGGGCGAGATGGCGGCCTTGGGTGAGGTTCCCTTCGGCCGCTACTACGGCGGGGTCGACACGACGCCCTTGTTTGTCGCCCTGGCGGGCGCCTATGCGGAGCGCACGGGCGACATGGCGCTGATCGACCAGCTATGGCCGCACCTGGAACGCGCGCTTCATTGGATTGAGGCCTATGGCGACAGCGACCGCGATGGCTTGATCGACTATGCGCGCGGCCAGGAAAGCGGCCTGGCCAACCAGGGCTGGAAGGATAGTCACGACTCGATCTTCCACGCGGACGGCCGGTTTCCAAACGGGCCCATCGCGCTGGTCGAGGTGCAGGGTTACGCCTACGGCGCCTATGCGGCGATGGCCAAACTCGCGAAACGGCGGGGCGAAGATGCGGCCGCCGAGCGTTGGACGATCAAGGCCGCCCGGCTGCAGGCCGAGGTCGAGCGCCGCTTCTGGATGGAGGAGAAGGGCTTCTACGCCATCGCCATCGATGGCGAGAGTCAGCCCTGCGAGGTCCTTAGCTCCAACCCAGGGCATCTGCTGCTGATGGGCCTGCCGTCACCGGAGCGCGCCCAGGCCGTGACGCAGAAGCTGTTGGCCACCGAATTCAGCTCGGGTTGGGGCGTACGCACGCTGGCGCTCGGCGAAAGCCGGTTCAATCCGATGTCCTACCACAACGGCTCGGTCTGGCCGCACGACACGGCCATCTGCGCCATGGGCATGTCGCTCTATGGCGAGCGCGATGGCGTGGTCCAGTTGACTGCGGCGCTCTTTGAAACAGCCGCCAATTTCGAAATGCGCCTGCCCGAGCTCTTCTGCGGCTTCGCGCGCAACGCGGGCGAGCCGCCGGTGGCCTATCCGGTGGCCTGCCTGCCGCAGGCCTGGGCGGCGGGCTCGGTGTTCATGACGCTGCAGGCTTGCCTCGGCCTGACCGTGGATGGCGTGGCCGGCGAGATCACAATTCGCGATCCGCGTCTGCCGATCGGCATCGACCGCGTCCAGATCGACCGGTTGCGGGTGGGCGACGAGAGGGTGACGCTGGTCTTCGAACGCATCGGCGGCCGGGTCATGGTGACCACGCTGGGCCGGCCGAAGACGCCGGTCCGTCTGATCGGCTAGCGGCGGACGGTCAGCGGTTCGCGCGGGACCGGCGGTCGCGTGCGAACCTTCTCGCCCTTCAGCCAGATTTTCAGCGCCTCCCAGTGGATGGCGCTCAGCACGCCTAGGGTCATCCACGGATGGCCGGCCCAAGCTCTGAAAAGCGCCTGGTCGCTCAAGGCGCGGCGTTCGCCGGCGAAGGCGGTCGCAAGGATTGGGCCATCGGCGTCCGAGACGTTGACGGCGACGGCCACGCGATCGCCCGGCGGGGTCGTCTGGAAGGCGTAGCTCAGGTCCATGTCCATGAAGGGCGACACGTAGAACCTCTTATCGATCCGGGGCTCGGCGTCGGCCGGGATCAGATAGCTGTGCCGCTCGCCGAAGGTGTTGTTGACCTCATAGAGGGTAGCGGTCAGGGCGCCCGCTACATCGTGGCAGAAGAACACCGTGAGCGGATTGAACGCCGAACCGAGTACCGCCGGCATCGCCAGCATCTCGATCCGTCCCCCGCCGGCGACGCCGGCTCGCGCCAGGTGGCCCTCGATCTGCGCCTTCAGCGGCGTGCCTGTGCCGTCGCCATGGCGGCGCGGGTAAAGGCTGAGCAGATTGAAGCGTCCGAGCGAGAACAGGCGCAGGCGCGCGTCCAGTTCGGCCGCCTCGTCGAGATCGATGGCCAGCATGAAGATGCGGTATTTCAGCCGGTGCGCCCGAGGCCTTTTGCGGACGTGGGTGACTACGCCCGCATAGAGGCCCGAACGGACGCTCATGCGGCCTGGGTCTGGGGCTGCAGGTGGATGCGCGCGGATTCGTTCTCCACCGTCCACGGCCGGCGCACGCCGCCCAAGGCCTCTGCGACCCCCAGGCCTGACTGCAGGCCGTCCTCATGGAAGCCGTGTCCGAAGTACGACCCGCAGAACCAGGTGCGGTTCCGCCCTTGCAGGCTCCACAATTGGCGTTGGGCGGCGATGGCGGCGGCGTCGAACATCGGGTGATGGTAGTCGCGGCTGCGGATGATTGTCTCGGGCGCCGGCCGCGTGATCGGGTTCAGGGTGACAAGAATGTCCTTGTCGGCGCCCTCGAGCCCCTGCAGCCGGTTCATCCAATAGGTCACGCAGCCATCGTCGGGACGATTGCGAGCGCCGATGTGGTTCCAACTGGCCCAGGCGCGCCGACGGCGCGGCATCAGGCGGGCGTCAGTGTGGAGTACGACGGTGTTGGCGCTGTAACGGATGGTCTCCAGGAGGCGGATTTCGTCGGCGCTTGGCCGCGCCAGCATCATCCGCGCCTGGTCAGCGTGGGTGGCGATGACAACCTCGTCGAAGCCATGAGTCTGACCGTCGGCGCGCTTCAGGGTCACGCCGTCAGCGTCACGGTGGATCGCCGCGACA
This is a stretch of genomic DNA from Phenylobacterium immobile (ATCC 35973). It encodes these proteins:
- a CDS encoding amylo-alpha-1,6-glucosidase — protein: MDDLGSAPAAIGQLGETHEPRVPSKLYALKDRDTFIVADAMGDIAGQGDGFFHDDTRLLSRFRILLGGQPPSLLSAAISRDNVYFTSHCANQNLPLPGGPGAPPGVLHIERKRFLWQDRLYERISLVNYSRDEVIVPLVIEFAADFHDMFEVRGLKRPRNGEYATPQINGRSIRFGYMGLDGKERASVISFSDPPGRLTEGRAEFMYPLRPEGKLDLYIEVGLHDGLVPSRERFAEQATHARMDMRARRRHGARIRSSGRLFNEWLEKSRADLALLTSMMDTGPYPYAGIPWFSTAFGRDAIITAWQILWFEPSLAKGVLTYLAKHQAEEVSTFRDSAPGKIMHETRKGEMAALGEVPFGRYYGGVDTTPLFVALAGAYAERTGDMALIDQLWPHLERALHWIEAYGDSDRDGLIDYARGQESGLANQGWKDSHDSIFHADGRFPNGPIALVEVQGYAYGAYAAMAKLAKRRGEDAAAERWTIKAARLQAEVERRFWMEEKGFYAIAIDGESQPCEVLSSNPGHLLLMGLPSPERAQAVTQKLLATEFSSGWGVRTLALGESRFNPMSYHNGSVWPHDTAICAMGMSLYGERDGVVQLTAALFETAANFEMRLPELFCGFARNAGEPPVAYPVACLPQAWAAGSVFMTLQACLGLTVDGVAGEITIRDPRLPIGIDRVQIDRLRVGDERVTLVFERIGGRVMVTTLGRPKTPVRLIG
- a CDS encoding DUF1365 domain-containing protein — encoded protein: MSVRSGLYAGVVTHVRKRPRAHRLKYRIFMLAIDLDEAAELDARLRLFSLGRFNLLSLYPRRHGDGTGTPLKAQIEGHLARAGVAGGGRIEMLAMPAVLGSAFNPLTVFFCHDVAGALTATLYEVNNTFGERHSYLIPADAEPRIDKRFYVSPFMDMDLSYAFQTTPPGDRVAVAVNVSDADGPILATAFAGERRALSDQALFRAWAGHPWMTLGVLSAIHWEALKIWLKGEKVRTRPPVPREPLTVRR